The Clostridioides sp. ES-S-0010-02 genome window below encodes:
- the def gene encoding peptide deformylase has protein sequence MALRQIVQIGEPVLRKKSKKVEKIDAKIIQLLDDMAETMYDADGVGLAAPQVGILKRVVVIDIGEELIELINPEIIETSGEQIDDEGCLSVVGESGEVKRPNYVKVRALNRNGETIELEGEELLARAFCHEIDHLEGILFVDKIEK, from the coding sequence ATGGCTTTAAGACAAATAGTTCAAATAGGAGAACCAGTACTAAGAAAGAAATCAAAAAAAGTTGAAAAAATTGATGCAAAAATAATACAATTGTTAGACGATATGGCAGAAACTATGTATGATGCAGATGGTGTTGGACTAGCTGCACCTCAAGTTGGAATTTTAAAAAGAGTTGTAGTAATTGATATTGGAGAAGAACTTATAGAACTTATAAACCCAGAAATAATAGAAACATCTGGAGAACAAATAGATGATGAAGGTTGTTTAAGTGTTGTTGGAGAATCTGGAGAGGTTAAAAGACCAAACTATGTAAAAGTTAGAGCTTTAAATAGAAATGGAGAAACAATAGAGCTAGAAGGGGAAGAACTTTTAGCTAGAGCGTTTTGTCATGAAATAGACCATCTAGAGGGAATACTGTTTGTTGATAAAATAGAAAAATAG
- the priA gene encoding primosomal protein N' — MSSRLILSRSFTMKKYAKVIVRSNTIYTDNLFTYQIPVFLEEVISVGHRILVPFGRGNKPTEAFVFQLTNNLDEKIKTKEIIDILDENPIFREEDLELVYWMKNRYLCTYIECINLIYPKGYKLNNYKVVLLGEKLNGLSETELYEKISKLSDKNREIVEKVVGSKGKIKVDKLKYIANLNNYLYTMNKNGIIKLCWEYKNHKNEKKVCYVSLSLENNKIDDYIEQNKISIGSKQKEILNFLKNNENVEINDLLDLLNASKQSINSLSKKELITLEFKDYYREPKSIYKSISKSIKLNNEQQQAVDEINSSMFIDDKKPYLIHGITGSGKTEVYMEIIEFALSQGLDSIFLVPEIALTPQTIDRLKSRFGDLVGVFHSKLSEGEKHDVYKAVKAGKIRVLIGARSALFAPFNSLGLIIIDEFHESSYKSEKNPKFNAIEVARFMALKNNLTLILGSATPSIEEYYRAKTGEYKLINIKNRANNKPLPNIEVVDMKDELDIGNRSIFSLKLQREISCAIEENSQVILFLNRRGYANFVSCRKCGYVFQCENCDISLTYHKKSNIGRCHYCGYEREIPKECPECGSNYVKPFGVGTQKIEEELKCIFPNIKTLRMDKDTTSKKGSLEEILNKFKDKEADVLIGTQMLSKGLDFDNVTLVGILSADMILNFPDFKSFETTFQLITQVSGRAGRADKEGKVVLQTYDTEHYAIKHAIEYNYEGFYEDEIKIRKAFGYSPFNNMLSVVVSGEDERLVIKNIKNMHASLIYLLEKRGINDLGFILGPNPCSISKINQNYRWQILFKDENIEINLLKGIIKYICITKRDLIFNKNINVSIDINPNSVL, encoded by the coding sequence ATGAGCAGTAGATTAATTTTAAGTAGGAGTTTTACAATGAAAAAATATGCAAAGGTAATAGTTAGAAGCAATACTATATACACAGACAATTTATTTACATATCAAATTCCTGTATTTTTAGAGGAAGTTATAAGTGTTGGGCATAGAATATTAGTGCCATTTGGAAGAGGTAATAAACCAACAGAAGCCTTTGTATTTCAACTTACAAATAATTTAGATGAAAAAATAAAGACTAAAGAAATCATAGATATATTAGATGAAAATCCAATATTTAGAGAAGAAGATTTAGAGTTGGTTTACTGGATGAAAAATAGATATTTGTGTACTTATATAGAGTGTATAAATTTGATATATCCAAAAGGATATAAACTAAATAATTACAAAGTAGTTTTACTAGGTGAAAAGCTAAATGGATTAAGTGAGACTGAATTATATGAAAAGATATCAAAGCTGAGTGATAAAAATAGAGAGATAGTAGAAAAAGTAGTTGGTAGTAAAGGAAAAATTAAGGTTGATAAGTTAAAATATATAGCGAATCTAAATAATTATCTATATACAATGAATAAAAATGGAATTATAAAATTATGTTGGGAATACAAAAATCATAAAAATGAGAAGAAAGTATGCTATGTATCTTTGAGTTTAGAAAATAATAAAATTGATGATTATATAGAACAAAATAAAATAAGCATAGGAAGCAAGCAAAAAGAGATATTAAATTTTCTTAAAAATAATGAAAATGTAGAGATAAATGATTTATTGGATTTATTAAATGCTTCAAAGCAGAGTATAAACTCTTTGAGTAAGAAAGAGTTAATAACTTTAGAATTTAAAGATTATTATAGAGAGCCAAAAAGTATTTACAAATCTATATCAAAAAGTATAAAATTAAACAATGAGCAACAACAAGCGGTTGATGAGATAAATTCAAGTATGTTTATAGATGATAAAAAGCCATATTTAATTCATGGTATAACTGGAAGTGGAAAGACTGAAGTTTATATGGAAATAATAGAATTTGCATTAAGCCAAGGTTTAGATAGTATATTTTTGGTTCCTGAGATAGCATTAACTCCCCAAACGATAGATAGATTAAAGAGTAGGTTTGGCGATTTAGTTGGAGTGTTTCACAGTAAACTATCTGAAGGAGAAAAACACGACGTTTATAAAGCTGTTAAAGCTGGCAAGATAAGAGTTTTAATTGGTGCTAGGTCAGCACTATTTGCTCCTTTTAATTCTTTAGGATTGATAATAATTGATGAATTTCATGAGTCATCATATAAGTCTGAAAAAAATCCTAAGTTTAACGCTATAGAAGTAGCTAGATTTATGGCATTAAAAAATAATCTAACTCTTATTTTAGGTTCAGCGACACCTTCAATTGAAGAGTATTATAGAGCAAAAACTGGTGAATATAAACTTATAAATATAAAAAATAGAGCAAACAATAAACCACTTCCAAATATTGAAGTTGTAGATATGAAAGATGAATTAGATATAGGTAATAGAAGTATATTTAGTTTAAAACTTCAAAGAGAAATAAGTTGTGCGATTGAAGAAAATAGTCAGGTAATACTATTTTTAAATAGAAGAGGTTATGCAAATTTTGTATCATGTAGAAAGTGTGGCTATGTGTTTCAATGTGAAAATTGCGATATATCTTTGACATATCATAAAAAAAGTAATATTGGAAGATGTCATTATTGTGGATATGAAAGAGAAATTCCAAAAGAATGCCCAGAATGTGGAAGTAATTATGTTAAGCCATTTGGAGTAGGAACTCAAAAAATTGAGGAAGAGTTAAAATGTATTTTTCCAAATATAAAAACTTTGAGAATGGATAAAGATACAACATCAAAAAAGGGTTCATTAGAGGAAATACTAAATAAGTTCAAAGATAAAGAAGCAGATGTATTGATAGGAACGCAGATGTTAAGTAAAGGATTGGATTTTGATAATGTAACTTTAGTAGGTATTTTGTCAGCAGACATGATACTAAATTTTCCTGATTTTAAAAGTTTTGAAACAACCTTTCAGTTGATAACTCAAGTTTCTGGAAGGGCAGGAAGAGCAGACAAAGAAGGTAAAGTAGTACTTCAAACATATGATACTGAGCATTATGCTATTAAGCATGCCATAGAGTATAATTATGAAGGTTTTTATGAAGATGAGATAAAGATAAGAAAGGCATTTGGATATTCTCCTTTTAATAACATGTTAAGTGTAGTTGTTAGTGGTGAAGATGAAAGATTAGTTATAAAAAATATAAAAAATATGCATGCATCTTTGATTTATTTATTAGAAAAAAGGGGTATAAACGACTTAGGGTTTATATTAGGACCCAATCCATGCTCAATATCAAAAATAAATCAAAATTATAGATGGCAAATACTCTTTAAAGATGAAAATATTGAAATTAATCTCTTAAAGGGTATAATAAAATATATATGTATAACAAAACGAGATTTGATATTTAATAAGAATATTAATGTATCTATAGATATTAATCCAAATAGTGTATTATAA
- a CDS encoding zinc metallopeptidase produces MYPVYGGFWGFDPTMIILIPAILFTAYAQFKVSSTTNKYLRVNTRRGYTGEQTARRVLDSNGLYDVRIEMVRGHLSDHYDPRRKTVRLSEDVYYGTSITSVAVAAHECGHAMQHAKGYAPLQIRSSLVPVVNFASSISWFLIFLGFIMAGPFLKIGILLFSASVLFQIITLPVEFNASSRAIVQLGNLGIIDEGEVRQSRKVLSAAALTYVAAALVSILQLLRLLLIAQRRDD; encoded by the coding sequence ATGTACCCTGTATATGGCGGCTTTTGGGGATTTGACCCAACGATGATTATATTAATTCCAGCTATATTATTCACTGCATATGCTCAATTTAAAGTGAGCTCAACAACAAATAAGTATTTAAGAGTAAATACACGTAGAGGATATACTGGAGAACAGACAGCAAGAAGAGTACTTGATTCAAATGGTTTGTATGATGTAAGGATAGAAATGGTTAGAGGTCATTTAAGTGACCACTATGACCCAAGAAGAAAAACTGTAAGATTATCAGAAGATGTATATTATGGAACATCAATAACTTCTGTTGCAGTAGCTGCACATGAATGTGGTCATGCAATGCAACATGCTAAAGGTTATGCACCTCTTCAAATAAGAAGTAGTTTGGTGCCAGTAGTAAACTTTGCTTCAAGTATTTCTTGGTTTTTAATATTTCTAGGATTTATTATGGCTGGACCATTTCTAAAAATTGGGATACTATTGTTTTCAGCTTCAGTACTATTCCAAATAATAACATTGCCTGTAGAATTTAATGCTTCTAGTAGAGCAATTGTTCAACTTGGAAATCTAGGTATTATAGATGAGGGTGAGGTAAGACAAAGTAGAAAAGTGCTTTCAGCAGCAGCTTTAACATATGTTGCAGCAGCACTAGTTTCAATACTTCAATTACTTAGATTGTTACTAATAGCTCAAAGAAGAGATGACTAA
- the rlmN gene encoding 23S rRNA (adenine(2503)-C(2))-methyltransferase RlmN translates to MEEKKIVLKNFTEDELKEFMKTIDEKPFRGSQIFSWIYKGAKTFDDMNNIPKSLRNKLEEVSCIGHIDIELKLESKVDGTKKYLFLLDDGNIIETVMMDYDSRVTVCVSNQVGCRMGCNFCASTMDGLIRNLEPWEILDQVIKIQEDTGKRVSNLVLMGSGEPLDNFENTKQFLKIINEKNGLNIGYRHITLSTCGIVPKMYELADLKIAINLALSLHSPYDEERRKIMPVANAYSIKEILDACRYYIKKTNRRVTFEYSLIKGVNDSENEAKALAKLLKGMLCHVNLIPINKVEEREYEKPDKAFIYKFRDSLEKNNIPATVRMSMGSDISGACGQLRRKYK, encoded by the coding sequence ATGGAAGAGAAAAAAATAGTATTAAAAAACTTTACTGAAGATGAACTCAAGGAATTTATGAAAACTATAGATGAAAAACCTTTTAGAGGGAGCCAAATATTTTCTTGGATATACAAAGGTGCAAAAACTTTTGATGACATGAATAATATACCAAAAAGTTTGAGAAATAAATTAGAAGAAGTTTCATGTATAGGTCATATAGATATAGAATTAAAGTTAGAATCTAAGGTAGATGGCACAAAAAAATATTTGTTTTTATTAGATGATGGAAATATAATAGAAACTGTGATGATGGATTATGACAGTAGGGTCACTGTTTGTGTTTCTAATCAAGTAGGTTGTAGAATGGGATGTAACTTCTGTGCATCTACAATGGATGGATTGATTAGAAACTTAGAACCATGGGAGATTTTAGACCAAGTTATTAAAATTCAAGAAGATACTGGAAAAAGAGTATCAAATCTTGTCTTAATGGGAAGTGGTGAGCCACTTGACAATTTTGAAAATACAAAACAATTTTTAAAAATAATTAATGAAAAAAATGGTCTTAATATAGGGTATAGACATATAACTCTTTCAACTTGTGGGATAGTGCCTAAAATGTACGAGTTGGCTGATTTGAAAATAGCTATAAATTTGGCTTTATCACTTCATTCACCATATGATGAAGAAAGAAGAAAGATTATGCCTGTAGCAAATGCATATTCTATTAAAGAAATACTAGATGCCTGTAGATATTATATAAAAAAGACAAATAGAAGGGTTACATTTGAATACTCTCTTATAAAGGGTGTAAATGACTCAGAAAATGAAGCAAAGGCATTAGCAAAGCTTTTAAAAGGTATGCTATGCCATGTAAATTTAATACCAATAAATAAGGTTGAAGAAAGAGAATATGAAAAGCCAGACAAGGCATTTATTTATAAGTTTAGAGATAGTTTAGAGAAAAATAATATACCTGCTACAGTTAGAATGTCTATGGGTTCTGATATTAGTGGAGCTTGTGGTCAATTGAGAAGAAAATACAAGTAA
- the rsmB gene encoding 16S rRNA (cytosine(967)-C(5))-methyltransferase RsmB, which translates to MDAREIGFKVLCDIEKNNNYSNIAINKHFKNLEISDMDRGLATELIYGVVENKYYLDYIINKLSKIKVKKMSTYVKIFLRMGTYQILFLNSISDYAAVNETVKLSKKYDKKSSGFINAILRNEIRNKDTIMDITEEDSVKYLSIKYSYNSWIIKNWIENFGQEFTEDLLEANNEKPSIYIRTNTLKISREELIEKLNEKGIMCLKVPMVEEAIKVEKLKNIENNELFKAGLFTIQDISSMIVGKVINPKEDSLILDVCSAPGGKSTHLATLMNNTGQVIARDIFEHKLKLIKATVNRLGLKNVCVEGFDASEIDENSINKFDYVLADVPCSGLGIIRRKPEIKYKKEEELEDITSIQKKILENASKYVKIGGTLVYSTCTVQDMENINIITSFIEEYNNFELTPIDTVNVDLDNQDKGYLKIYPNIHGIDGFFIAKLKRIR; encoded by the coding sequence ATGGATGCAAGAGAAATTGGATTTAAAGTATTATGTGATATAGAGAAAAATAATAACTATTCAAATATTGCAATAAATAAGCATTTTAAAAACTTAGAAATAAGCGATATGGATAGAGGACTTGCAACAGAGTTAATCTATGGAGTAGTAGAAAATAAATATTACTTAGATTATATAATTAATAAACTTTCAAAAATAAAAGTAAAAAAAATGTCAACTTATGTTAAAATCTTTTTAAGAATGGGAACATATCAAATTTTATTTTTAAATAGTATATCAGATTATGCAGCAGTTAATGAAACTGTGAAGTTATCTAAAAAATATGATAAAAAATCTTCTGGTTTTATAAATGCTATTCTTAGAAATGAAATAAGAAATAAAGATACTATAATGGACATAACTGAGGAAGATAGTGTAAAATACTTATCTATAAAGTATTCTTATAACTCTTGGATTATAAAAAATTGGATAGAAAATTTTGGACAAGAATTTACTGAAGATTTATTAGAAGCAAACAATGAAAAACCTAGTATTTATATAAGAACAAATACACTTAAAATTAGCAGAGAAGAGCTTATTGAAAAATTAAATGAAAAGGGTATTATGTGTTTGAAAGTCCCTATGGTGGAAGAAGCTATAAAAGTCGAAAAATTAAAAAATATAGAAAATAATGAGTTATTTAAGGCTGGTTTATTTACAATTCAAGATATAAGTTCTATGATAGTAGGGAAAGTAATTAATCCAAAGGAAGATTCATTGATTTTGGATGTATGTAGTGCTCCTGGTGGAAAATCTACTCACTTAGCCACTTTAATGAATAATACAGGTCAAGTAATAGCTAGAGATATTTTTGAGCATAAACTAAAGCTTATAAAAGCTACTGTAAATAGACTTGGTCTAAAAAATGTATGTGTAGAAGGATTTGATGCTTCTGAAATTGATGAAAATAGCATAAATAAATTTGATTATGTTTTAGCAGATGTTCCTTGTTCTGGTCTTGGTATAATAAGACGTAAACCAGAAATTAAATATAAGAAAGAAGAAGAGTTGGAAGATATTACTTCTATACAAAAGAAAATATTAGAAAATGCATCAAAGTATGTTAAAATTGGAGGAACTTTAGTCTATAGTACATGTACAGTTCAAGATATGGAAAACATAAATATAATTACTTCTTTTATTGAAGAATATAATAATTTTGAATTGACTCCAATTGACACAGTAAACGTAGATTTAGACAATCAAGATAAAGGATATTTAAAAATATATCCTAATATTCATGGTATAGATGGGTTTTTTATAGCAAAATTAAAGAGAATAAGGTAG
- the pknB gene encoding Stk1 family PASTA domain-containing Ser/Thr kinase: MGDTILGNRYEIIRKIGDGGMAFVYEAKDRLLNRTVALKVLRPEFVDDDEFLTKFKREAEAVASLSHPNIVNVYDVGEDGKVHYIVMEFVDGKNLKEIIQDEGILDEYTALDITKQIAMALSAAHKKGIIHRDIKPHNILISNEGRVVKVADFGIAKAVSNSTMTNIGSIIGSVHYFSPEQAKGKFVTNNADLYSLGIVLYEMLIGKVPFRGDSPISIALQHINDDIDFTSEEKVRIPQSVRTTIKKLTEKSSADRYQTAEELIEDIDYIEKNIDLDFIKEYDDFATKKIDEKEINKAVNPVLAKPVPEKVVKPIEVADLDEDEDYYDDFYEEEDEDDEDEEEIMRAKKNQKPKNTQSKRAKKKKKKQESPKARKRLKVVAAVLIVILCAQVFLAYKFLFAGGFGSKDLTVPNLVNMTLEEAQSAVEKEGLSLSVKSEEYSSEVDKNCIISQTPEGGSTNIKKGDTINVVVSKGANEASVPNVVGITLTNAKKIIEENKLKVGTVKYEYSSVYKEGTVLSQSPSSGSSSVQEGDEIDLYVSKGSEKSNTPTPTTPNKTPTTPDENDTTTPGSNSGNSGGSSGGSNSGNSGGSSGGSNSGTNGGNSGNSGGNSGNSGDNSGNSGGNSGNNGDNSGDSNSGNSGDNSGGSNSGNSGETPAGTGGNIGKSE; the protein is encoded by the coding sequence GTGGGAGATACAATTTTAGGAAATCGATATGAAATCATCAGGAAGATTGGTGATGGAGGAATGGCCTTTGTATATGAGGCTAAAGACAGATTATTAAACAGGACTGTTGCACTTAAAGTACTCAGACCTGAATTTGTAGATGACGATGAATTTTTAACAAAATTTAAAAGAGAAGCAGAAGCAGTAGCAAGCCTTTCACATCCAAATATAGTAAATGTATATGATGTTGGGGAAGATGGAAAAGTTCACTACATTGTAATGGAATTTGTAGATGGAAAAAATTTGAAGGAAATTATACAGGATGAAGGGATATTAGACGAATATACCGCACTGGATATAACAAAACAAATAGCTATGGCACTTAGTGCTGCACATAAAAAGGGGATTATACATAGAGATATAAAACCTCATAATATTCTCATATCCAATGAAGGAAGAGTAGTAAAAGTAGCTGATTTTGGTATAGCCAAAGCTGTCTCAAATTCAACTATGACTAATATTGGTAGTATAATAGGCTCAGTACACTATTTTTCACCAGAGCAAGCTAAAGGAAAGTTTGTAACTAATAATGCAGATTTGTATTCTTTAGGTATAGTTTTATATGAAATGCTGATAGGAAAAGTACCATTTAGAGGAGATAGCCCAATTTCTATAGCACTTCAACATATCAATGATGATATAGATTTTACATCAGAAGAGAAAGTTAGGATTCCTCAAAGTGTAAGAACTACAATAAAAAAGCTTACAGAAAAATCTAGTGCAGATAGATACCAAACTGCTGAAGAGTTAATAGAAGATATAGATTATATAGAAAAAAATATTGACTTAGATTTTATAAAGGAATACGATGATTTTGCAACGAAGAAAATTGATGAAAAAGAGATTAATAAAGCTGTAAATCCAGTACTTGCAAAGCCAGTTCCGGAAAAAGTAGTTAAACCTATAGAAGTTGCTGATTTAGATGAAGATGAAGATTATTATGATGATTTTTATGAAGAAGAAGATGAAGACGATGAAGATGAGGAAGAGATAATGAGAGCTAAAAAGAATCAAAAACCTAAGAATACTCAAAGTAAGAGGGCTAAGAAAAAGAAGAAAAAACAAGAAAGTCCTAAAGCTAGAAAAAGACTAAAAGTAGTCGCGGCAGTTTTGATAGTAATCTTATGTGCACAAGTATTCTTAGCATATAAATTTTTATTTGCTGGAGGATTTGGTAGTAAAGATTTAACTGTTCCTAATCTTGTGAATATGACATTAGAGGAAGCACAGAGTGCAGTTGAAAAAGAAGGATTGTCCTTAAGTGTAAAAAGTGAAGAGTATAGCAGTGAGGTAGATAAAAATTGTATAATATCGCAGACACCTGAAGGTGGAAGTACAAATATTAAAAAAGGTGACACCATAAATGTCGTTGTAAGTAAAGGTGCAAACGAAGCTTCAGTTCCCAATGTAGTAGGTATTACTTTAACTAATGCAAAAAAAATTATAGAGGAAAATAAATTGAAAGTTGGAACTGTCAAGTATGAGTATAGTTCAGTATATAAAGAAGGTACAGTTTTAAGTCAGAGCCCTAGTTCTGGTTCATCAAGTGTTCAAGAAGGTGATGAAATAGACCTATATGTTAGCAAAGGCTCAGAGAAATCAAATACGCCAACACCAACAACACCAAATAAGACTCCAACAACACCAGATGAGAATGATACAACAACACCTGGTTCAAACTCAGGAAATAGTGGAGGAAGCTCAGGAGGTTCAAACTCAGGAAATAGTGGAGGAAGTTCAGGAGGTTCAAACTCAGGAACTAACGGAGGAAATTCAGGAAATAGTGGAGGAAACTCTGGAAATAGTGGAGATAATTCAGGAAATAGTGGAGGAAACTCTGGAAATAATGGAGATAATTCAGGAGACTCAAACTCAGGAAATAGTGGAGATAACTCAGGAGGTTCAAACTCAGGAAATAGTGGAGAAACTCCAGCAGGAACTGGTGGAAATATTGGTAAATCAGAATAA
- a CDS encoding DUF116 domain-containing protein — MTDIKKYLTSVGILVLILGILMGVANFFIISLTQIFSLGINAVVISLILIILCSTIVTYRVIKGKNVNSNIMKINFKIVSVLFPIISFIASSFGMSKSEIRRIYIKLNNEYIYSNKYNFNPEDIIILIPHCIQENSCKLKVTNDIDNCKKCGKCNIGELAELNKSVKVKVFVATGGTLARKIIIDNKPKAVIAVACERDLTSGIQDIKKIPVLGVFNKRPNGPCINTNVDIVDIEKAISFLTGKEILACN, encoded by the coding sequence ATGACAGATATAAAAAAGTATTTAACAAGTGTTGGTATCTTAGTCTTAATATTAGGGATTTTAATGGGAGTTGCAAACTTTTTTATAATTAGTTTGACTCAAATATTTTCCTTAGGAATAAATGCTGTAGTAATATCACTAATACTTATAATACTATGCTCAACAATAGTTACGTATAGAGTAATTAAAGGAAAAAATGTTAACTCAAATATAATGAAAATAAATTTTAAAATTGTTAGTGTATTATTTCCCATTATATCTTTTATTGCATCATCATTTGGTATGTCAAAAAGTGAAATTAGAAGAATATATATAAAGTTAAATAATGAATATATATACAGTAATAAATATAATTTTAATCCAGAGGATATAATAATTTTAATACCTCATTGTATTCAAGAGAATAGTTGCAAACTAAAAGTTACTAATGATATAGATAATTGTAAAAAATGTGGAAAATGCAATATAGGAGAATTAGCTGAGCTAAATAAAAGTGTTAAAGTAAAAGTATTTGTGGCTACAGGAGGGACTCTAGCTAGAAAAATTATAATTGACAATAAACCTAAAGCTGTTATAGCTGTTGCATGTGAGAGAGATTTAACATCTGGAATACAAGATATAAAAAAAATTCCTGTTTTAGGAGTATTTAATAAAAGACCTAATGGACCTTGTATAAATACTAATGTAGACATAGTAGATATTGAAAAAGCTATAAGCTTTTTAACAGGAAAAGAGATATTAGCTTGTAATTAA
- a CDS encoding methionyl-tRNA formyltransferase → MKIVFMGTPDIAVPCLQKIIDEKYEILGVVTQPDKPKGRGKKLGMSPVKELAIENNIPVYQPIKARDKDFIDTMKSLKPDVMVVVAFGQILPKEILEIPKFGCINVHVSLLPKYRGAAPINWVIINGEEKTGVTTMYMDEGLDTGDMILKTEVNLDENITAGELHDKMMNIGAETLKETLKLIEAGTAPREVQNHEEFSYAPIMNKSLGNIDFSKNAKEIHNLVRGVNPWPSAYTTYNGVTMKIWKTKVLEEESNKEAGTIIEVNKDGIKVSTKDKVLLIEEIQMPNKKRMLVGEYIKGNTIEIGVVLS, encoded by the coding sequence ATGAAAATAGTATTTATGGGAACTCCTGATATAGCAGTTCCTTGTTTACAAAAAATAATAGATGAAAAGTATGAAATACTAGGAGTTGTAACTCAGCCAGATAAACCAAAAGGAAGAGGTAAAAAACTTGGCATGAGTCCAGTAAAAGAACTTGCAATTGAAAATAATATACCTGTATATCAACCAATTAAAGCTAGAGACAAAGATTTTATAGATACAATGAAATCTTTAAAGCCAGATGTAATGGTAGTTGTAGCTTTTGGGCAAATACTTCCAAAAGAAATATTAGAAATTCCTAAGTTTGGATGTATAAATGTCCATGTTTCTTTACTTCCAAAATATAGAGGTGCGGCGCCTATAAATTGGGTAATAATCAATGGCGAAGAAAAAACTGGTGTTACAACTATGTATATGGATGAAGGGTTAGACACTGGAGATATGATATTAAAGACAGAAGTAAATCTTGATGAAAATATAACAGCAGGAGAACTTCATGATAAAATGATGAATATAGGAGCAGAAACTTTAAAAGAAACATTAAAGTTGATAGAAGCAGGAACTGCTCCAAGAGAAGTACAAAATCATGAGGAATTTTCTTATGCACCAATAATGAATAAATCACTAGGTAATATAGACTTTTCAAAAAATGCTAAGGAAATACACAATCTAGTTAGAGGTGTAAATCCATGGCCAAGTGCTTATACTACTTATAATGGTGTAACGATGAAAATCTGGAAAACTAAAGTATTAGAGGAAGAAAGTAACAAAGAAGCAGGTACAATAATTGAGGTAAATAAAGATGGCATAAAAGTAAGTACTAAAGATAAGGTACTTTTAATTGAAGAAATTCAGATGCCAAATAAAAAGAGAATGCTAGTTGGAGAATATATAAAAGGAAATACTATAGAAATTGGTGTAGTATTGAGTTAG
- a CDS encoding Stp1/IreP family PP2C-type Ser/Thr phosphatase, which produces MVYSCASHIGKVRKNNEDYCEGEVIDTEHGPIGIFAIADGMGGHKKGEVASKLAVENIIDFLKENLLQHDNVKIDYIDDILKQAYNNVNSIVHKKSMEDIAFEGMGTTLVTAIVYNNVLYVANVGDSRCYLLTDEKFDKITIDHSVVEELMMAHVITEEEARRHPQRNRITRAIGTDDMVVVDIFKKEIKKSDIILLATDGLTGFIYDEDIRSLILDYEYERISDISDELISMANDVSGKDNVSVIVIKV; this is translated from the coding sequence ATGGTTTATAGTTGTGCCTCCCATATAGGAAAAGTAAGAAAAAACAATGAAGACTATTGTGAGGGAGAAGTTATAGATACAGAACATGGTCCAATAGGAATATTTGCCATAGCTGATGGAATGGGTGGACATAAAAAGGGGGAAGTCGCCAGTAAGTTAGCAGTAGAAAATATAATTGATTTTCTAAAAGAAAACTTATTACAGCATGATAATGTAAAAATAGACTATATAGATGATATACTAAAACAGGCTTATAATAATGTAAACTCAATTGTGCACAAGAAATCTATGGAAGATATAGCATTTGAAGGAATGGGAACTACATTAGTTACAGCTATAGTGTATAATAATGTCTTATATGTGGCAAATGTTGGAGATAGCAGATGTTATTTGTTAACAGATGAAAAATTTGATAAAATAACTATAGACCATTCTGTGGTTGAAGAACTTATGATGGCTCATGTTATTACAGAAGAAGAAGCGAGAAGACATCCACAGAGAAATAGAATAACTAGAGCAATTGGAACAGATGATATGGTTGTTGTAGATATTTTTAAGAAGGAAATCAAAAAAAGTGATATAATACTTCTTGCAACAGATGGATTAACTGGGTTTATTTATGACGAAGATATAAGAAGTTTAATATTAGATTATGAATATGAGAGAATTAGTGATATAAGTGATGAATTGATAAGCATGGCCAATGATGTTTCTGGTAAAGATAATGTTTCGGTGATAGTAATAAAAGTATAA